The Methanoculleus sp. SDB DNA segment TGCGCTTGATGTAATTATGCGCGGTCAGGGAGACGAGAACGGGTTTGTCCTCAATGAGATCTTCTCTGTCGATCGCATCGAATTCGGTGGCGATACGGGTCCTGCGGGCATCGCCGAACCGTTCGCCGATGGCGACAATTTCCTTCCTGATTTCATTTTTAATCCGGTCCTCCCCGGAAAGAATCTCTTTTAGCCGTGCGATCTCCTTCTCCAGAGCGTCCCGCTCATCAAGAATTTTCCGGTGCTCAAGGGCCGCGAGGCGGCGGAGCTGCATCTTGAGAATGGCATCGGCCTGCACCGTATCGAGGCCGAAGGTTGTTATCAGCTTGTCCTGCGCCTCGTCCGTCGTGGAGGATGCGCGGATCGCGGCAATGACTTCATCAATCCGGGAGAGGGCGAGGAGCAGCCCCAGCAGGATGTGAATCCGGCTCTCCGCCTTCCGGAGATCGAACTCCGTCCGCCTCCTGACGACAACGATCCGGTGATCGAGGAATTTCGCGATCATCTCCCGCAGCCCGAGTACACGGGGCTGCTGGTCGACGATCGAGAGATTGATGACACCGAATGTGGTTTCAAGCGGAGTGTGCTTGTAAAGCTGGTTCAGGATGACGAGGGGCATCACGCCCTTCTTCAACTCGATGACCACCCGGATGCCCTCCTTGTCGGATTCGTCGCGGATATCGGAGATCCCCTCAATCTTCTTCTCCCTGACAAGGTTCGCCATCAGTTCGATGAGGCGCGCTTTGTTCACCTGGAAGGGCAGCTCGGAGATGATGATGGCGGTCTTCTTCGCGCCTTCCTCGATCTCGGCGACACCGCGGATGCGAATGCGCCCCTGCCCCGTTGTGTAGGCACTCCGAATCCCGTCCGTGCCGAGGATGATGCCGCCGGTCGGGAAATCAGGGCCCGGAACAAACTCCATCAGGTCGAGCGACGTGACGTCCGGGTTATCGATAGTGGCGCAGACGGCTCCCGCAATCTCCCTGAGATTGTGCGGCGGCATATTCGTGGCCATCCCGACTGCAATGCCGCTGGAACCGTTGATGAGGAGATTCGGCACTTTCGCGGGAAGTACAAGCGGTTCCTCGAGGGATTCATCGAAATTCGGCCCGAATGGAACGGTATCCTTATCGATATCCTCCAGGAGCAGTTCGGCGATGGGATCGAGCCGGGCTTCCGTATAACGCATCGCTGCGGGGGCATCTCCGTCAATCGAACCGAAGTTCCCCTGCCCGGTGACAAGCATGTAACGGTACGAGAAGGGCTGTGCCATCTTGACAAGGGTATCGTAGATGGATGCATCGCCGTGCGGGTGATATTTACCCATGACGTCTCCGACAACACGGGCGCTCTTTTTAAACGGCTTGTCGCTCGTGTTCCCCATCTCGCCCATGGCGAAGAGGGTGCGGCGATGAACGGGTTTTAATCCGTCACGCACGTCCGGAATGGCACGCCCGATGATTACCGACATTGCATAATTGATATAGGAGGATTTCATCTCCTCCTCGATATTGATCGGAATGACCCGGGACTCCTCAGATGTCAAGGTTCGTCACCTCCTTTGCATGACGCCGGATGAAATCCTTCCGTGCCTGAACATCCTCTCCCATCAGTTTCTCGAAGATCTCGTTCGCATAGCTGGCATCCTCGATATTCACCTGCTTGAACACGCGGGACTCAGGGCTCATCGTCGTCTCCCAGAGCTGGGAGGCATTCATCTCGCCGAGACCCTTATATCGTTGAATATGAACGCCTTTTTCACCGAATTCCGCCATTATCGACTTCATTTCATCTTCGTCGTATGCATAGCGCTCCGCCTTTCCCTTTGAAATCCGGTAGAGGGGAGGCTGTGCGATGTAGACATAGCCGCGCTCGATCAGGTCGGGCATATACCGGAAGAAGAAGGTAAGCAGCAGGGTGCGGATATGCGCCCCGTCCACATCGGCATCCGTCATCAGGACAATGCGGTGATACCGTGCACGCTCGCCATCGAAGTCCTCCCCCACGCCCGATCCGATCGCCGATATCAGGGCCTGTATTTCGTTGTTTTTCAGAATTTTATGGGGATTGGCCTTCTCGACGTTCAGGATCTTCCCGCGAAGCGGCAGAATCGCCTGAAAAAGACGCGAACGCCCCTGTTTTGCGGAACCACCTGCAGAATCTCCTTCCACGATATAGAGTTCGCTCTTCGCGGGATCGCGCTCCGAACAATCGGCAAGTTTCCCGGGGAGACCCGAGCTTTCGAGAGTGCTTTTCCTGCGTGCAAGCTCCCTCGCCTTTCGCGCCGCTTCGCGGGCACGTGCCGCCATGAGAGCCTTTTCGACAATCGTCGCGATGACACGGGGGTTTTCCTCAAAATATTCGAGAAGGGACTGGTATACGAGAGAATCGACGATACCGCGGACATTGCTGTTTCCGAGCCGCATCTTTGTCTGGCCTTCGAACTGCGGGTTCGCGATCTTGATGCTGATGACCGCGTTGAGGCCTTCCCTGACATCATCTCCCCGGAGTCCCTCCGCCGAGCCCTTGAAAAGATTGTTCTTCCGGGCGGAGGTATTGATGGTGCGGGTGAGGGCGCTCCTGAACCCTTCCAGATGGGTTCCTCCTTCGCGCGTATTGACGCTGTTGACGAACGTGAGCATCGTCTCCGAAAAGCTGCGGGTATACTGGAGGCCGACTTCGACTTCGACCTTATTCTCGGTGTCCTCGCTTTTCAGATAGATCACATCGGGGTGCAGCACCTCCTTGCCGGTCGTCAGATACGAGACGTACTCCCGGATGCCCCCCTCGTAGCAGTAGGTCGAGGAGTCCCCGGTACGTTCATCGGAAATGATGATGGTAACACCGGAATTCAGGAACGCCAGTTCCCGCATCCGGTGATCAAGAATGTCGAAGTCAAAATCGACCATATCGAATATTGCGGGATCGGGCATGAAGGTGACCCGTGTCCCGGTCATCTGCTCTTCCGGAATTCCCTGCCGCTTCCCGTACCATTCCCGGATCCGCGCATCATGCTCCGCATTCGTTTCTTTCTTTGAAGAAAGCGGCGAGACGACCGCACCCCGTTCGAAGCCCATCGAATAGACCTTCCCGTCGCGGTACACTTCGGCTGTGAGCCAGCTCGCGAGAGCATTCACGACCGAGACGCCGACTCCGTGCAGGCCACCCGAGACCTGGTAGGTATTCTTGTCGAATTTACCGCCGGCATGCAGCACCGTGAGAACGACTTCGAGGGCGCTTTTCCCGTACTGCGGCATGATGTCGACGGGAATGCCGCGTCCGTCGTCCTCGACGGTACAGGATCCGTCCGCATTGATGGTGATGCGTATCCGGTCGCAGAATCCTGCAAGCGCTTCGTCGATGGCGTTGTCGACCACTTCGTAGACAAGGTGATGGAGGCCACGGGTATCCGTGCTGCCGATATACATGGCAGGCCGTTCGCGCACCGGTGAAAGGCCCTCAAGCACGGTTATGTGGGACGCATCATACGTATTACTCACAGGAGACGCCCCCCATGGCATCCGCAGTGCAGCCCCCACCCGGTAGAATCGCGGGATACACGGGGGAGTACGGTGCTAAAAATAAAGAAAAGTACCCGTTGAAAATCACACTATAATATACGTTCTCTATCCTCTTAAAATGTGCATTATTACCGCGTTTGCCGCATCAGTCATAAATGCCTATCCGGGGATCCTCAATCCCGAGTTCCCGGTCGATTGCAACGACAAGGCGGTAGAGGAGCCGGATCACCTCCTCAGCATCCTCGCGATCCATCGTCCCCGGCTGATGCCAGAGAACACGCTTCCTGAACGCCGTGGTGAGGTCCTCGACCGGCGTTCCCCGGAACCGGTCGGGAAGCCTCATCTCCGTGAGATGGTCCGCAACCCCGCCCCATGCCTCGTCGGGCGGGAGGCCGAAATGCTTGGCAACAAGAACGAGATTCGTAATATAACCGCGACCGAACTGGCTTTCCATGAGTGAAGAATGAATACCCGATATGAAAAACATGTCGGATACTGTCGTCTACAGCAGTACAAAGCCGCCGATGGCTGTTCCCGTAAAATATGCAATCGTTCCCCCGAGCAGGAGCCACTCCCCCATTCTCAGCGGCTTTTTCGTGATGAACAGGTGCGAACCCCTGCCATACCCCCGGCAGAGCATGCTCGTGTAGGTTCGCTCTCCCTGCTCGAACGACCGGATAAAGACGGTGCCGATCGTGTAGCTGAGCTCTCGAAGCCGGTACCGGTAGGGGAGAGAGGAATCAAATGCATCGAAACACCGCGTATCGAGCGCATTTTTTATGCGGCGGTACATGCCCGCAAAGACGAAAAGATAGCGGATCATCATGCCGAGCACGAGGGTGAATTCCGCGGGCATTCCCAGCCTTCCGGCACCCTCCAGCAGGTCCTGCATCTTCGTCGTCGACGAAAGCAGAATGACAAACGAGACGCAGACAAGAAATTTCACCCCCAGAATCGCTGCGAACTCGACAGATTCCGCAAAAATCCGCACTCCGAGGGGCAGTTCGACAATCGGGTGAAACACCGCATAGTAGGGATTTTCGAAAAAGATCTGAAACAGAATGATAAAAATGCCGAACGGCAGGATCAGGAGAAGGCGCATGAAGTAAATCCTGGGCGGCACCCCTGCAGCGGCCCAGAGTCCCGCACAGTACAGGAAGAATATGCCGCCGACGACGTACACCCCGGCCGAGTACGGGAAGGCAACGATTGCCAGAATCGCCGCTACCGTTATGATCACCTTCACGCGTGCATCAAGTCTGTGGACCGGGCTGTCGCGGTAGGCGATGCGCTCGATGTCAAAGAGCTCCTCGATCATGGCTTCTCCTGAAAGGCAGCGAGAAACGCCCGTTCCGCCTCATCATAGGTGAACCCGAGAGGAATGTCAATCCCGTGAGCCCGGAGCGACCGGATAAGCCGCGGAAGCGCAGGAACTTCCAGCCGTGAGCGCCGGAGGAGGTCGTCCTGCATGAAGATCTCGTTCACCGTCCCCTTCCCGACAATCGAACCCCCGTCCATGACATAGATGAAGTCCGCCATCTCGGGAACGATGTCGAGATGGTGCGTGGAGAGAAGAACGGTGATGCCGTACTTTTCGGGGAGGGTATTGACAAACGAGATCAGATCGGAAACGCCCTGTGGATCAAGCCCGGCCGTCGGTTCGTCCATAACCATGACCTGCGGCTCCATGGCAATGACACCGGCGATTGCCACACGCTTCTTCTCCCCTCCGCTGAGGTGGTGCGGCACCCGTTCCCTGAGATCCTCGAGCCCGACAAGGCGGAGCGCCTCATCGACGCGATGGGCGACAGTATCCTCGTCAAGTCCGAGGTTTGTGGGCCCGAACGCGACATCCTGCTCCACAGTCGGCGAGAATATCTGGTCGTCGGGATTCTGGAAAACGATACCGACGAATTTCCTGACTTCCCGGATATTCTTCCGTGTTATAGGTTCCCCCCGGATGAGCACCTCGCCGGCGGTCGGTTTCAGAATGCCGTTGAAGTGCTTAAAAAGGGTGCTTTTACCCGCACCGTTCGCTCCGATGACGGCAATCCTCGATTTACGCCCGGCAATAAAATTGACATCACGAAGCGCCGCGATATCATTCCGGTAAGAATAGCAGAGATCCCGTGCTTCGATGAGATGCATGTGTACCTGGACTGGTGTCAAAAAAAGATATCAAATTAGTGTTTTGTCGTGGCAACCGCCTTGCCTACACCGAATACCAGCAGAAGGGCGACCAGTGTGCCGACAAGAACGGCGACGACCTCACCGGGTTTCCCGAATGCGTC contains these protein-coding regions:
- a CDS encoding DNA gyrase subunit B; amino-acid sequence: MSNTYDASHITVLEGLSPVRERPAMYIGSTDTRGLHHLVYEVVDNAIDEALAGFCDRIRITINADGSCTVEDDGRGIPVDIMPQYGKSALEVVLTVLHAGGKFDKNTYQVSGGLHGVGVSVVNALASWLTAEVYRDGKVYSMGFERGAVVSPLSSKKETNAEHDARIREWYGKRQGIPEEQMTGTRVTFMPDPAIFDMVDFDFDILDHRMRELAFLNSGVTIIISDERTGDSSTYCYEGGIREYVSYLTTGKEVLHPDVIYLKSEDTENKVEVEVGLQYTRSFSETMLTFVNSVNTREGGTHLEGFRSALTRTINTSARKNNLFKGSAEGLRGDDVREGLNAVISIKIANPQFEGQTKMRLGNSNVRGIVDSLVYQSLLEYFEENPRVIATIVEKALMAARAREAARKARELARRKSTLESSGLPGKLADCSERDPAKSELYIVEGDSAGGSAKQGRSRLFQAILPLRGKILNVEKANPHKILKNNEIQALISAIGSGVGEDFDGERARYHRIVLMTDADVDGAHIRTLLLTFFFRYMPDLIERGYVYIAQPPLYRISKGKAERYAYDEDEMKSIMAEFGEKGVHIQRYKGLGEMNASQLWETTMSPESRVFKQVNIEDASYANEIFEKLMGEDVQARKDFIRRHAKEVTNLDI
- a CDS encoding cobalt transporter; protein product: MIEELFDIERIAYRDSPVHRLDARVKVIITVAAILAIVAFPYSAGVYVVGGIFFLYCAGLWAAAGVPPRIYFMRLLLILPFGIFIILFQIFFENPYYAVFHPIVELPLGVRIFAESVEFAAILGVKFLVCVSFVILLSSTTKMQDLLEGAGRLGMPAEFTLVLGMMIRYLFVFAGMYRRIKNALDTRCFDAFDSSLPYRYRLRELSYTIGTVFIRSFEQGERTYTSMLCRGYGRGSHLFITKKPLRMGEWLLLGGTIAYFTGTAIGGFVLL
- a CDS encoding ATP-binding protein; the protein is MHLIEARDLCYSYRNDIAALRDVNFIAGRKSRIAVIGANGAGKSTLFKHFNGILKPTAGEVLIRGEPITRKNIREVRKFVGIVFQNPDDQIFSPTVEQDVAFGPTNLGLDEDTVAHRVDEALRLVGLEDLRERVPHHLSGGEKKRVAIAGVIAMEPQVMVMDEPTAGLDPQGVSDLISFVNTLPEKYGITVLLSTHHLDIVPEMADFIYVMDGGSIVGKGTVNEIFMQDDLLRRSRLEVPALPRLIRSLRAHGIDIPLGFTYDEAERAFLAAFQEKP
- a CDS encoding DNA gyrase subunit A codes for the protein MTSEESRVIPINIEEEMKSSYINYAMSVIIGRAIPDVRDGLKPVHRRTLFAMGEMGNTSDKPFKKSARVVGDVMGKYHPHGDASIYDTLVKMAQPFSYRYMLVTGQGNFGSIDGDAPAAMRYTEARLDPIAELLLEDIDKDTVPFGPNFDESLEEPLVLPAKVPNLLINGSSGIAVGMATNMPPHNLREIAGAVCATIDNPDVTSLDLMEFVPGPDFPTGGIILGTDGIRSAYTTGQGRIRIRGVAEIEEGAKKTAIIISELPFQVNKARLIELMANLVREKKIEGISDIRDESDKEGIRVVIELKKGVMPLVILNQLYKHTPLETTFGVINLSIVDQQPRVLGLREMIAKFLDHRIVVVRRRTEFDLRKAESRIHILLGLLLALSRIDEVIAAIRASSTTDEAQDKLITTFGLDTVQADAILKMQLRRLAALEHRKILDERDALEKEIARLKEILSGEDRIKNEIRKEIVAIGERFGDARRTRIATEFDAIDREDLIEDKPVLVSLTAHNYIKRMPLETYRGQHRGGRGIIGMATKEEDYVENVFTANTHDYLLCFTSQGRVYWLKVYDIPEAVRTGKGKAIVNLLNLQDERVTTIIPVREFSEDHYFLFATRYGTVAKITQAEFSRPRQTGINAITLREGDELVDVKSTDGTSELILTTRHGQSLRFREDEVRTLHRNAMGVRGIKLRFEDVLQCVTVVEHDHLLTITERGFGKRTEFDEFRGHGRGTMGVRNIQTDQSGGVVASRAVSNDDDIILMSTSGIVMRTPVSEISIQKRNTRGVRIMKMDAGDRVVDFAVLQKDLED